ACCATTCGTACGATGCCATAGAGCTTGTGGCAGATATTTTGTTCGGGGAACGAAAGGCCGCTGGACATCTTCCAGTCAGTCTGATTCCATCGGAGAAAAAGCAGCAAGGTAAGGGGTAGAAAGAGAAGATGAGTGTAGATGGGTGGGAGGTAACTGAATGAAATTTCACCTGCGTGACTTAACGACAGAAACAAGAAACCGGAATACGGAAGAGCTGGATAAATTCTCTACGATGGAAATTGTCCAGATTATGAATGAAGAGGATAAAACAGTTGCGTTTGCCGTTGAAAAGGAGCTGGCTTCGATTGCAGCGGCCGTTGACTTGATCGCAGAATGTATGGAGAACGGAGGAAGACTCTTTTATTTTGGAGCAGGAACGAGTGGAAGATTGGGCTTGCTCGATGCTGCTGAATGCCCCCCAACCTTTGGGACGGACCCCGCATTGGTGCAGGGAGTCATAGCAGGGGGAGAAAAAGCGATCGTCAGGGCAGTTGAAGGAGCCGAAGACGTGGAGCAAAACGGCAGGGAAGATGTGATTTCCTATGGCGTAAAGGCAGGGGATGCCGTGGTGGGAATTGCTGCCAGTGGTCGGACACCCTATGTCATCGGAGCATTGGCGGAAGCAAGAAGGCAGCAGGCAAAAATCATATCGTTGTCCTGCAACCAGGTGGCACAGATCAGCCACGGTGTGGATGTAGCGATTAATGTGGTAGTAGGACCAGAGGTAGTAACCGGATCGACTCGCTTAAAAGCAGCGACGGCGCAGAAGATGGTTCTCAATATGATTACGACAGGATGCATGGTACGGTTGGGGAAAGTGTACAAAAATTTGATGGTCAATGTGCAGGTAACCAATGAGAAACTGAAGGAACGGGCAAAACAAATCGTGGCAGAAGCGACCAACGTCTCCACCGATGAGGCAGACGTACTGTTGCATAAGGCAGACGGTGACGCAAAGCTGGCAATCGTGATGCAAAAGACAGGGCTGCGAGCAGAGGACGCAAGCCGCTTGCTCACCCAGTACAAGGGCAATATCCGGCGAATTTTGGAAAGGAACCACAATCAGGAATGAGCAGCCTAATCCTTTTGGATGAGGCTTTTTTTGTGTTGGGACGACCTGACTGGTAATGAAAATCACTTGTATGATCCATAAAATGTTCATTTGAATATTGGCGAAAAAGAGGATATGATTACATTCATTCTTATATTGTAATTTCTATAATTTGAATGGACAGAGGTGATAGGTATGAAAAAGGGTGATTTTCACCATCTTGATCATGTGAAAGAACAGCAAACATCGAAGAAAACACTGTGGATTACGCTCCTATTGACGTTGTTTTTTACGATCGTGGAGGTTGTGGGGGGCTTGATGTCCAATTCACTCGCGCTCCTGTCCGACTCCGCCCATATGATTTCTGACGTTATTGCGTTAGGGTTGAGTATGACCGCTATTTATATGGCGACACGTAAGCCGACGAAGAAGTACACGTTCGGATTTCTCCGTTTTGAAATTATTGCTTCGTTCTTGAATGGCTTGGCTCTTGCCGTGATTTCGATCGGGATTGTGATTGAAGGGATCAAACGGATGATCAATCCGCAAGACGTTGATTTGCAGTTGATGCTGACGATTGCATCCATCGGTTTGGTTGTAAACATTGTGCTGACCATCGTACTTTCCCGCAGTATGAAGGAAGAAGACAACCTCAATGTAAAAAGCGCGTTATGGCACTTTATTGGGGATTTGCTCAGCTCCGTCGGTGTAATTACGTCGGCGATTCTCATTTACATGACAGGCTACTACTTGTTCGACCCGTTGATCAGCTTAGTGATTGGGGGAATTATTTTTACAGGTGGTGCCAAAATTATTCGTGAGTCGTTACTCGTGCTGATGGAATCCGTTCCAGAGCAGTTTGATCTCGATCAAATCCGGCAGGACCTCAGTGAGGTAGAGGGTGTGGAGGATGTTCATGAGCTGCACCTGTGGGCGGTATCCACTGAGCATTACTCCCTGACAGCGCATGTGTTTGTTCGCGAAGGCATCCAGCCGTATTGTGTCATTCTGGCGATTAATCACATTTTGCAAACGAAATACGGAATTGACCATTCGACGATTCAGATCGAGCACCCGACGATTCTGGATCACGGGGAATATGGCAAGCAGTTTTTGCTTGAGCAAGCATAAATGACCATGAGAAAAAGGCTAATCTCCAAGGAAGCTCAGGAGATTCGCCTTTTTTATTTCCTTCCCCTCAATGAAACTGAACACATAGGGTGAACGTCTAAATAGAAAGGAAGGAGGTTTTCTTATGAGAATCACAACCAAATTACCACAGTATCATGAAAATGTACATGTCGAGTTGATGAAAGATGAATGGGTTCCACTGAAAGAACCACAGAGTTTGAGCAGGGCCACTCTTTTATCGATTCCTTTCATGCTGATCAATGCCCTCATCGCCTTTGGGATCATCCATATTTTTTCGCCAATAACCTTTCAGGAATTGGGGCTGACATCTGACTCGCTATCCATATCCATTGACTTCAGCGTGATATTCTCTCTACTCGCCTTGGTCATTATTCATGAATGCTTGCATTTGATCTTTATCCCGAATTTCTTGAGATCAGAAAAAACATGGATGGGGCTAACGTTGTTTGGCGGGTTTGTAGCAACAGAAGAAAAGATTCCAAAAGCAAGCTACATCCTGATTACCGTCGCTCCATTCATTCTCATTTCGGTTATGTTGCCATTTCTTCTAGGTTTTTTGGGGCTGTTCACTACTGTATTAAAATTTATGATTTTGATAAACGCAATCGCTTCATCGGTTGATATGCTGAATCTTTTCCTGGTGATGAAGCAAGTTCCGAAACAAGCAATCTTGATCAGTAACGGACAAAAGACGTACTGGAAAGCGCTCGGAAACGATTAAAGCCAAAGGAGAAGCAACGAACAAATAAGTAAAATTCCTGCATTTATCGCCATGACGGGTTTATGCTTTGCCCGAAAAAGATGGGCATGGATAGCACCGAGCATGAGGATGGCGAACAGGATACAAGCGAATGTTAAGACTCCAGGAATCCAAAAGGAGCTAATTACGCCGATAACTCCGACCAGCTCAAGTGAGGCAATCACGTCCATAAACCAAAGGGGGTACCCATATTCCTTCCAGTGCTGAAGCATAGAGTTTGCGCGTAAAAATTTCATTAACACAGAGATGGAAAACATCAAAGCCAAAATCAGTGAAAGAATCATGATGAATGTGTTCAACGATTTACACTCCTTTGTTCATTCGAAATCCATTGCTTAACGAGGAGTATAATGGGAGTGATCCATACAATATGTAGTCCAGCCTACAGTGAGCAGGAGGAAGTACAGGGTGATCGAAAAGGAGAAATTTTTATCCCGCATCCATTTGTTTCAGTCGTTAAGTGAAGCAGAGCTAGCCCAATTGGAACCGGCGACTCCTATGGAAGTGGTCAAAAAAGGAACGATAATTTCCTCCCCTCATCTGGAGCTAAAAAGGCTGTTTTTGATCAAGGCTGGGAAGGTTCGCCTATACAAGCTTTCGGCTGACGGCAAAGAGCTAACGATTGATTTGCTCGGCACAGGCCATGTTTTTGGCGAGATCGGGTCTTTTACGATTAGTTCAACCAATATGTACGCCGAAGCGTGGGAAGATTCGGTGATTTGTTCGATTGATAAAGGACAATTTGAAGAGCTGATGCTGGAGAAACCGAGGCTTGCCTTGCATTTTATCGAGATTGTCTCGAATCGCTTGCAAGAGGTAGAAGAAATGATGGAGCTCATGGCGTATGGAAGTGTGCGACAGCGTCTTGTATATTTGCTCGACAGGCTGTGCGAAAAATATGGAGGAGAGCGCCAGGCTGACGCACCAGAATGGATCGAGCTGGCAGTGAACCTGACGCATCAGGAGCTGGCGACGATGATGGGGTGTATTCGTGAAACAGTAACAGAGACGCTTCATGAGCTAACAGTAGAAGGTATCGTGAAGAAAGCGGGACTGCGTAAGCCGTTATGGGTGCATCGGGAGCGATTGAGGGAAGCGCTGGCCCCTCATTCATTCACAAATGTATTCTTTACTCGTATGGACAAGCGGAAATAGGGAATCCAGATCATTGCGGTAATGCCAGTCTGGAGCAATCTTAGTCCTGATTGCTTGACAAGCTGACTTGTGTCTCCGAAAAGACTATCAAAGCTCGCCCAAGCCAACAAATCGATCACGTTTAAGATGATATAAAGAAGAATCATACCAACAAATAAATGGGGAGCACGTTTCTTTTTCTGGAAATAAAAAACGAGAAGGGTCAGTGAAAATGCGAGTAAACCTATCTCTAACAAAATGTTGCTGTAGTAATACAAAGTGAACGACAGACTTTGCTCCATAAACGGTTGGAGCTCTTCAATTGCTTCAGCATGATCTTGAAAAATGCCGATGATGGATGCAAGCACGGAAAATGGGCTGAGAACGACCATAATGGTCGGCCAGATTAACCAGCCGCCCAATCCGTTTGGCTTCTTTACAGTTTCTTCTACTTGGACATTCATTCGTGTTTTCTTACCTCTCTGTTCGTAATGTTGTGGGTACCAGATAATGGTATAGAATGAAAGGCAGAAGGTCAATTGTGAAAACTAAGATTTTTGCAAGGAAGCTGGCAAGAGGTAATCCCAAGATACGATAGAAGAAGGGAAGAAAAGCATGAACAAAATCCGTTACCATCGCAGAAAATACACGCAGGGTCATACACCAATCGAAAGGCTGGAGCGACTGTCCAAGGAGTTAGGCGGACCGAGCATTTCTATCAAGCGAGACGACATGCTTGGCTTGACAGCAGGGGGAAACAAGACGCGAAAGCTGGAGTATTTGGTGGCAGAGGCGATCGAACAAGGAGCAGACACGTTGATTACATGTGGAGCTGTCCAATCCAATCACTGTCGATTGACCCTGGCTGCGGCAGTTCGCGAAGGTCTGCACTGCCAGCTCGTGCTGTCCGCGCCTGAGACGGGCGACTACCAACCGCAAGCGAGTGGGAATCATCTGTTGTTCCACTTGCTCGGAGCAGAAAAAATCGAGGTCATTCCCGCTGAGGCAGATTTGCTTGCAGCTATGGAAGAGCTCGCTGAAAGTCTGAGAAAACAAGGCAGAAAACCATATCTGATTCCTGTAGGAGGCTCCAACGAAGTCGGGTCTTTGGGGTACATGGCGTGTGCGGAAGAAATCGAGCAGCAGGCCTGGGAAACGACGACTCCGTACGATTATGTCGTGACGGCAACGGGAAGTGGCGGTACGCAAGCAGGTCTCATTGTCGGTTTTATGGCGCGTCAGTCCAACACAAAAGTAATCGGGATCAATGTCAGCCGAGATCGGGCTGCACAAGAAGCAAAGGTGATGGGGTTGCTGCGCAGTACAGCGGCACGGATCGGTTTGCAAGGGGACATACGAGCAGAAGCTGTGCTTTGCGACGACAGATTTGTCGGGCCAGGCTATGCGATTCCGACGGATGGCATGATCGAAGCCGTTCGGCTGGTTGCGCGGACAGAAGGGATATTGCTAGATCCTGTCTATACCGGAAAAGGAATGGCAGGGTTGATCGGCTTGATTCGCGAAGGGCATTTTACCAAGAGTGATCACGTATTGTTCCTGCATACGGGTGGTTCACCTGCACTCTATACGGTACCACAGTTGTTTTTGCCGTAAAAAAACAGGCAGTGGCAGCGATGACGTACCATTGCGTTCAGAGCTACCACTGCCTGTTCAGCAACCACCCATCCGATAAGACCCTTCCCATTTATTTGGAGAAGGGTGGATTTGTTTGGGTGAATCTGTATAGAATGGTCGTATGTAAGGCTCGTCTAAATAGAAACGCAGAGGTTGGTTGATCGATGTTTAAAATCGGCGTGGTTGGTCCCAAGCAATCGGTAGAGAGAATCCTTGCGGTTGCCAAGGAATTCGATGAAGGAATGAATTTTATTCCCTATATCTATACAGAAACAAAAGAAACCGAAAAAATCGTTTTGGAAAATGACCAGTACGTGGATCATTGGCTTTTTTCGGGACCACTTCCGTACTTGATTGCCAAAAATGCCCTGGACGATGAAAAGCGGATGGAGCATATTTTTCCGACGGAATCCAGCATCTATAAAGGCTTTTTGGAAATGGTGTACACACGGGAAGAGCTTTTGGATCGGGTCAGTATCGATATGCTCTCATCTGCTAAGTACATGGAAGATTCCCTGTACAACAGCAGCATTTCCGTGAGCCAACTATACGTGAAGACATTTGAGGTTACGATTAATCCGCAAGAGCTGCTGGCCTTTCATCTCGATCTATGGAACAAGAAAAAGATTGATGCTGCGATGACCTGCTATCCGACCGTCTATCAATCGTTAGTTGATGCAGGTATCCCGGCCTATTGGATTTCTCCCAGTAATATGGACATTCATCAAACAGTCCGCGTGTTTGTCGAGAAAGTGCGGACGTCGTATTTCAAGGATACACAAATCGGGATCGAGATGATTGAGGTCGAGCAATTTGACAGAATCAAGGAAAGCGCAAAGACCCCGTATCATTTACAATATTTAGGACTGCGTATAAAAGAAGCCTTGATCAAGCTGTGCGAGCAAGTGGACGGATCACTTCTTGAGCAAGGCAATGGCCGATACGTCATCTTCAGCACGCGCGGGACGATTCACAGGGAGATTCCTACCTTGCAAAACACTGTAGAGTATTTGGCGAAGGAAGCAGATACGACGGTCGCAGTCGGAATCGGTTTTGGAGAGACGGCTTTTGCAGCAGAGATGAATGCCCATCGAGCCCTGCGCCAATCGAAGGAAAAAGCAGCGCGAGATATCGTCATGATTCAGGATGACGGAACGATCGTGGAGTGGGTCGGTCAGGAAGAGGAGCTCATCTATTCGTATCGTGCCTGCGATGATGAGGTTTTGGAAAAGCTGAAGAAGGGGAACATCAGCGTCAAAAGCTATAAAAAGCTCGATGCCTTGCTGCAAAAAATGGGTTGGACCGATTTCACGACAAAGGATCTGGCCAAATATTTGCAAATGAGCGAGCGAAATGCACAGCGAATCGTCGCGGATTTGTGCGCCGTTGAGCTGGCGGAAAGCGCAGGGGAGGAATCACAATCAACGCGAGGAAGACCCATCAAACGATACCGACTTTTGTAAGCACCCTGTTACGGGTGCTTTTTGCATTGCCCAGACACAACATGTTAAAAAAACCGTTGCCAATAGTCTCAACATTTCGTAGAGTATATATAACGACATGTCGTAATATATGCGGTAAATAAGAGAGCTGGACCATATTTGCGCGGATCGTCAGTCATCGAACGAGATGAATGCGCTTTCGCCGAAATGAAAGACTAGCTTCGTCATGCATCTAGAAGGAGGTATCCACACGTATGGTATCAGCACGCACGAGAAACTGGATTTTAGCGCTACTCTTCCTGGGCTGGGCATTAGGGAACCTGGATCGATACGTCATGAACTATGCCATTTTGTCGATCACACAAGACTTGCAGCTTAGTGCTTCATCCACAGGATTATTGCTCAGTAGTTTTTTTGCTGGTTATGCACTCATGCAAATGCCTGGAGGTTGGCTGGCAGACCGATTTGGTGCCAGAAAAGTACTCATCGCTTCTGTTGTCATGTGGTCTATTTTTACGGGGCTGACCGGAGCCGCTTGGTCTATGGCTTCGATGATTCTCATCCGTTTTCTCTTCGGGATCGGCGAAGGTGGTTTCCAACCAGCCAGCTCGAAGATTATCGCCACCATCTTTCCTGTCAAGGAACGCTCACGAGCTATGTCCGTCATGCTCTCTTCTAGTGCCATTGTTGGACTTTTCTCTCCGATTTTATCCGTTTGGATGATTCAAACCATGGGCTGGCGGACCATGTTCGTCGTCATTGGTGCAGTTGGTGCCGTGATTGCTTTTCTGTACTGGCGTCATATTAAACTTCCGCAAGATGAGTCTGCAACGAATACACTGAATGGCTCCGAGCAACGAAAAAGCTCCGTGTCCTTGTTGTTAAAAACGCCTTTGCTATGGAGTCTATTAATCGCTTACTTTAGCATATATGCAGTAAACTGGGGCCTCGCAACCTGGATGCCGACTTACTTGAGCAAGGTACGCGGACTGGATATGGTATCGCTCGGCTGGCTACAAACGATCCCAGGCTTCGCTACGTTGGTCGGTATTTATGTGAGCGGCTATGTACTGGACAAGCTGCCTAAAGGTCGCGAAAAACTGATTGGTAGTTTCTCCTGTGTGGTAGTCGCGGTCCTCTTGTACTTCATGTTTACTGCATCGAGCGTGACGATGTTTATTACGTACCAAGCAATTGTGTCGCTGTTCCTTGCCTTTGTGATCATTCTGTTGCCATCTGTTGTCCTGAAAAATCTTCCGGCTGCGGTAGCGGGAACAGGGATGGGCATCGTGAATACAGGTGGACAGCTAGCTGGCTTTATCACGCCAATAGCGATTGGTTTTATCGTAGAAGCGTTTAACGGTTCATTTGATGCAGCGTTTTGGATGCTGATCGGCTTCGCGATCATCTGCATCGGCGCACTCTTATCGTTGAACTATGAAAAAGGCGAGCTGTTGAAGCAAAACGCCGACAGTGCATCCGCCTGAATATCGAGAGAAAGGAGCGTATGAAATGAACAGAACCGAGATCATTTCTGCGTTAATTGAACAAAAAAGAGACGCGTTTATTCGCGTTAGCGATAAAATTTGGGAAACACCCGAAATTTACTTCGAGGAGCATCGCTCTGCCGAGTATTTGTGTCAAGCACTGGCAGCAGAGGGCTTTGCAGTGGAGAAAGGAATCGCTGGACTGGGCACTGGTTTTGTTGCCAGCTTTGGAAGCGGCAAGCCCGTCGTAGCCATCCTGGGTGAGTATGATGCGCTGGCAGGCTTGAGCCAGAAAAAAGGTGCGATCAACCATGAGCCGATTGTGACTGACGGTCATGGGCATGGATGTGGACATAATCTCTTAGGTGCCGGTGCGTTGGCAGCAGCCGTTGCCGTTAAAGATTACATGGAGAAAACCGGCTTACAAGGTACAGTTCGCTACTATGGGTGCCCAGCAGAAGAAGCGGGCTCTGGAAAAGCGTATTTGGCAAGGGCTGGCGTATTTGCTGACGTCGATTTTGCACTCTCTTGGCACCCTGCGACAGCGCCAAGCATCATGAACATCAGTTCGCTTGCGAACTACTCTGTTCGTTTTCAGTTTCACGGAAAAAGCGCGCATGCAGCCGCCGCTCCGCATTTGGGACGCAGTGCCCTGGATGCCGTGGAACTGATGAACGTAGGTGTGAACTACATGAGAGAGCATATGATCCCGGAAGCACGGGTTCACTACGCGATTACGAATACAGGCGGAATTTCGCCAAACGTCGTCCAACCGTTTGCGGAGGTTGTGTACCTGATTCGCGCTCCGAAAAAGCAGCAAGTGAAGGAACTGTATGGAAGAGTTTACGACATCGCACGGGGAGCCGCCTTGATGACGGGAACCACCATGGAAGCGGTGTTTGAGGGTACAGCTTCTGATCTCGTGCCGAATACGGTATTAGCGAAGGTCATGCACAAAAATCTGCTGGAAGTCGGCGTGCCTGTGTACGATGAAGCAGATCAGCAATATGCCAAACAAATTCAGGCTACCTTAACAGCAGAGGATATGAGAGCTTCGTTGTTCGGTTTGGATCGTGAAACAGCGAAGCAATTGAAGGACAAAGCGATTGCGGATGTGATCGGGCCACTTTCTACGCATGAGTTTACGCTTGCTGGGTCTACGGATGTGGGAGATGTCAGTTGGCAAGTTCCGACGATGCAATGCATGACGACATGCTGGGCACTGGGAACGCCTTTCCATACGTGGCAGGTCGTCTCACAGGGGGCTATGCCAATCGCACACAAAGGGATGCTGCAAGCAGGAAAGGTCATGGCTGCTACAGCGATCGAGGCGATGGAAAACCCGGCGTTGATCGAACAGGCAAAAGCCGAATTGCAGGAACGTTTGGAAGGAGAAGAATATTTCTCGCTCATTCCTGACGATGTTCAACCACCTCAAAAAGCGTAAATCGAAGGTGAAAAGGAAGTTGGTTAGTCAAGTGGCGCAGCAAACAAGAACGATTGAAACAGACTGCTTGGAACAATGGACCAAGCAATATCGCGGGGAATCTAGCAAGGGGAAATGCGCTGCCTATATCCCTGCTCTGAAAGAGGCTGACCCAACACAGCTAGGGATTTGTGTGATGGGACCAGATGGACAAATCAGCAGGGCAGGCAACTACGATGCTCCTTTCACCCTGCAAAGCATTTCCAAAGTCATCAGCTTTCTCGCAGCATGTACGCACCACGGGATTGCGAATGTCTTGGAGCAGGTGGATGTAGAGCCTACGGGAGACGCATTTGATTCGATGGTTCGGCTGGAAATGCACAAGCCGGGAAGGCCTTTTAATCCCATGATCAATGCAGGGGCCATTACGGTGTCTTCCTTATTGCAGGGGAACGGAGTCCAGGAAAAATTCCTATCCTTTCAAGACATGGTCGAGCGCATGACAGGACGCAAGCATCAGATCAACGAGGAAGTGTATCGCTCCGAGTGGCAAACGGCCAACCGCAATCGTTCCCTCGCCTACTATCTCGCAGCGACTGGCTTTTTGGCTTGCCCGGTAGAGGATGCTTTGGACGTGTACATCCAGCAATGCTCTCTGGAGGTAACGGCAGAGGATATCGCAAAAATCGGCTTGATCCTGGCGCATGATGGCTATGATCCGATACGCAAGGAACAGCTTTTCGGCAAAGAGCTGGCTCGCGTGACCAAAGCACTGATGGTCACATGCGGAATGTACAACGCTTCCGGCAATTTTGCCGCTTTTGTGGGTGTGCCAGCGAAAAGCGGCGTGTCAGGAGGCATTATGGCTGCCGTCCCTCCGCGTGGGCGTTCCCGGGAGCTGCCTTTTGCTGGTGGCTGCGGAATCGGTGTGTATGGCCCTGCTATTGACCAGTACGGAAACAGCGTAGCAGGTGTAGCGCTGCTCAAGCATATGGCAAGTGCGTGGGATTTGACGATTTATTAAAAAGAAAAGGCTAGAGATCACAGATCATGTCTGGATCTTTAGCCATTTCTTTTTGTCCATTGTACCTTGATTCATTTATAAACAACTAATTACTCAAGGAAATTGTCATTGTTCCTCTTATTCCTTTACCAGCACTTTGGTTTGTGTGAAGTACAATTTTATTAAAACCATTTGGAATGGATGTATTAGGATAATTGTAATTTTGACCTGAACCAGGTATAGGAATTTCTTTTCGCAATGTTGAATCTTGATAAAATTGCAGTACCGCTGGTTCAGTAGAAACATTTGCGGTTCCTGCTATAGAAATACGG
The window above is part of the Brevibacillus antibioticus genome. Proteins encoded here:
- the murQ gene encoding N-acetylmuramic acid 6-phosphate etherase, whose translation is MKFHLRDLTTETRNRNTEELDKFSTMEIVQIMNEEDKTVAFAVEKELASIAAAVDLIAECMENGGRLFYFGAGTSGRLGLLDAAECPPTFGTDPALVQGVIAGGEKAIVRAVEGAEDVEQNGREDVISYGVKAGDAVVGIAASGRTPYVIGALAEARRQQAKIISLSCNQVAQISHGVDVAINVVVGPEVVTGSTRLKAATAQKMVLNMITTGCMVRLGKVYKNLMVNVQVTNEKLKERAKQIVAEATNVSTDEADVLLHKADGDAKLAIVMQKTGLRAEDASRLLTQYKGNIRRILERNHNQE
- a CDS encoding cation diffusion facilitator family transporter, producing MKKGDFHHLDHVKEQQTSKKTLWITLLLTLFFTIVEVVGGLMSNSLALLSDSAHMISDVIALGLSMTAIYMATRKPTKKYTFGFLRFEIIASFLNGLALAVISIGIVIEGIKRMINPQDVDLQLMLTIASIGLVVNIVLTIVLSRSMKEEDNLNVKSALWHFIGDLLSSVGVITSAILIYMTGYYLFDPLISLVIGGIIFTGGAKIIRESLLVLMESVPEQFDLDQIRQDLSEVEGVEDVHELHLWAVSTEHYSLTAHVFVREGIQPYCVILAINHILQTKYGIDHSTIQIEHPTILDHGEYGKQFLLEQA
- a CDS encoding DUF3267 domain-containing protein, with the translated sequence MRITTKLPQYHENVHVELMKDEWVPLKEPQSLSRATLLSIPFMLINALIAFGIIHIFSPITFQELGLTSDSLSISIDFSVIFSLLALVIIHECLHLIFIPNFLRSEKTWMGLTLFGGFVATEEKIPKASYILITVAPFILISVMLPFLLGFLGLFTTVLKFMILINAIASSVDMLNLFLVMKQVPKQAILISNGQKTYWKALGND
- a CDS encoding DoxX family protein, with the translated sequence MNTFIMILSLILALMFSISVLMKFLRANSMLQHWKEYGYPLWFMDVIASLELVGVIGVISSFWIPGVLTFACILFAILMLGAIHAHLFRAKHKPVMAINAGILLICSLLLLWL
- a CDS encoding Crp/Fnr family transcriptional regulator; the protein is MIEKEKFLSRIHLFQSLSEAELAQLEPATPMEVVKKGTIISSPHLELKRLFLIKAGKVRLYKLSADGKELTIDLLGTGHVFGEIGSFTISSTNMYAEAWEDSVICSIDKGQFEELMLEKPRLALHFIEIVSNRLQEVEEMMELMAYGSVRQRLVYLLDRLCEKYGGERQADAPEWIELAVNLTHQELATMMGCIRETVTETLHELTVEGIVKKAGLRKPLWVHRERLREALAPHSFTNVFFTRMDKRK
- a CDS encoding DUF2569 domain-containing protein, with translation MNVQVEETVKKPNGLGGWLIWPTIMVVLSPFSVLASIIGIFQDHAEAIEELQPFMEQSLSFTLYYYSNILLEIGLLAFSLTLLVFYFQKKKRAPHLFVGMILLYIILNVIDLLAWASFDSLFGDTSQLVKQSGLRLLQTGITAMIWIPYFRLSIRVKNTFVNE
- a CDS encoding D-cysteine desulfhydrase, whose product is MNKIRYHRRKYTQGHTPIERLERLSKELGGPSISIKRDDMLGLTAGGNKTRKLEYLVAEAIEQGADTLITCGAVQSNHCRLTLAAAVREGLHCQLVLSAPETGDYQPQASGNHLLFHLLGAEKIEVIPAEADLLAAMEELAESLRKQGRKPYLIPVGGSNEVGSLGYMACAEEIEQQAWETTTPYDYVVTATGSGGTQAGLIVGFMARQSNTKVIGINVSRDRAAQEAKVMGLLRSTAARIGLQGDIRAEAVLCDDRFVGPGYAIPTDGMIEAVRLVARTEGILLDPVYTGKGMAGLIGLIREGHFTKSDHVLFLHTGGSPALYTVPQLFLP
- a CDS encoding MFS transporter; this encodes MVSARTRNWILALLFLGWALGNLDRYVMNYAILSITQDLQLSASSTGLLLSSFFAGYALMQMPGGWLADRFGARKVLIASVVMWSIFTGLTGAAWSMASMILIRFLFGIGEGGFQPASSKIIATIFPVKERSRAMSVMLSSSAIVGLFSPILSVWMIQTMGWRTMFVVIGAVGAVIAFLYWRHIKLPQDESATNTLNGSEQRKSSVSLLLKTPLLWSLLIAYFSIYAVNWGLATWMPTYLSKVRGLDMVSLGWLQTIPGFATLVGIYVSGYVLDKLPKGREKLIGSFSCVVVAVLLYFMFTASSVTMFITYQAIVSLFLAFVIILLPSVVLKNLPAAVAGTGMGIVNTGGQLAGFITPIAIGFIVEAFNGSFDAAFWMLIGFAIICIGALLSLNYEKGELLKQNADSASA
- a CDS encoding M20 family metallopeptidase, yielding MNRTEIISALIEQKRDAFIRVSDKIWETPEIYFEEHRSAEYLCQALAAEGFAVEKGIAGLGTGFVASFGSGKPVVAILGEYDALAGLSQKKGAINHEPIVTDGHGHGCGHNLLGAGALAAAVAVKDYMEKTGLQGTVRYYGCPAEEAGSGKAYLARAGVFADVDFALSWHPATAPSIMNISSLANYSVRFQFHGKSAHAAAAPHLGRSALDAVELMNVGVNYMREHMIPEARVHYAITNTGGISPNVVQPFAEVVYLIRAPKKQQVKELYGRVYDIARGAALMTGTTMEAVFEGTASDLVPNTVLAKVMHKNLLEVGVPVYDEADQQYAKQIQATLTAEDMRASLFGLDRETAKQLKDKAIADVIGPLSTHEFTLAGSTDVGDVSWQVPTMQCMTTCWALGTPFHTWQVVSQGAMPIAHKGMLQAGKVMAATAIEAMENPALIEQAKAELQERLEGEEYFSLIPDDVQPPQKA
- a CDS encoding glutaminase; its protein translation is MVSQVAQQTRTIETDCLEQWTKQYRGESSKGKCAAYIPALKEADPTQLGICVMGPDGQISRAGNYDAPFTLQSISKVISFLAACTHHGIANVLEQVDVEPTGDAFDSMVRLEMHKPGRPFNPMINAGAITVSSLLQGNGVQEKFLSFQDMVERMTGRKHQINEEVYRSEWQTANRNRSLAYYLAATGFLACPVEDALDVYIQQCSLEVTAEDIAKIGLILAHDGYDPIRKEQLFGKELARVTKALMVTCGMYNASGNFAAFVGVPAKSGVSGGIMAAVPPRGRSRELPFAGGCGIGVYGPAIDQYGNSVAGVALLKHMASAWDLTIY